One genomic window of Deltaproteobacteria bacterium includes the following:
- a CDS encoding imidazolonepropionase, producing MSDLAVQPIGLLATCAGSGDAEAKLGLVRDAAVHVQQGRITYAGPAKDAPRAPSGAAAIDARERLVTPGFVDAHTHLVFAGERANEFAMRNRGATYLEIANAGGGIASTVAATRAASEDALVLLARPRLQRLLAQGVTTAEVKSGYGLALEHELKMLRAVRRLDAEGPIQLVPTLLAAHAIPPELKAQRELYVRACIDEIIPAVADAKLARFCDAFVEQSAFTADEARRILGAAQARGLVPRLHVDQLTAGGGAELAAELGAATADHLEHISPEGIAALAKRNVSAVLVPTSTWFLRQPPYANGRALLDASVNVALGTNVNPGSAMSESMALTLALACMHCGLSPAEALYAATAGSAHALQLPDRGRLEVGKRADLVVHACRTVEHLPYHAVTSHAEKVVIGGRVVLDVPVPFCA from the coding sequence ATGAGCGACCTCGCGGTGCAACCGATTGGCCTCTTGGCCACCTGCGCAGGCTCCGGCGACGCGGAGGCCAAGCTCGGCCTCGTCCGCGACGCTGCCGTGCACGTGCAGCAGGGGCGCATCACGTACGCCGGGCCCGCGAAGGACGCGCCGCGCGCCCCCTCGGGTGCGGCGGCGATCGATGCACGCGAGCGGCTGGTGACGCCGGGCTTCGTCGACGCGCACACCCACCTGGTCTTCGCCGGCGAGCGCGCCAATGAGTTCGCCATGCGCAACCGTGGCGCGACCTATCTCGAGATCGCGAACGCGGGCGGCGGGATTGCATCGACGGTCGCGGCGACGCGCGCGGCCAGCGAAGACGCCCTGGTGCTCCTCGCGCGCCCGCGGCTGCAGCGGCTGCTCGCGCAAGGCGTGACCACCGCCGAGGTGAAGAGCGGCTACGGGCTCGCGCTGGAGCACGAGCTGAAGATGCTTCGCGCTGTGCGTCGGCTCGATGCCGAAGGGCCCATCCAGCTCGTGCCCACGCTGCTCGCCGCGCATGCCATTCCGCCGGAGCTCAAGGCGCAGCGCGAGCTCTACGTGCGCGCGTGCATCGACGAGATCATCCCCGCGGTCGCGGACGCCAAGCTGGCGCGCTTCTGCGACGCGTTCGTGGAGCAGAGCGCGTTCACCGCCGACGAGGCGCGCCGCATCCTCGGCGCTGCTCAAGCCCGAGGCCTCGTCCCGCGCCTGCACGTGGACCAGCTCACCGCGGGCGGAGGTGCGGAGCTGGCCGCGGAGCTCGGCGCCGCCACGGCCGATCACCTCGAGCACATCTCGCCTGAAGGGATCGCCGCGCTGGCGAAGCGGAACGTGAGCGCCGTGTTGGTGCCCACCTCGACGTGGTTTCTGCGCCAGCCGCCGTACGCGAACGGTCGCGCGCTGCTCGACGCCAGCGTGAACGTGGCGCTCGGCACCAACGTCAATCCCGGCTCGGCGATGAGCGAAAGCATGGCGCTCACGCTCGCGCTGGCGTGCATGCACTGCGGGCTCTCGCCGGCCGAGGCGCTCTACGCCGCGACGGCTGGCAGCGCGCACGCGTTGCAGCTTCCCGATCGCGGACGGCTCGAAGTGGGCAAGCGCGCGGACCTCGTCGTCCACGCGTGCCGTACGGTGGAGCACTTGCCGTACCACGCGGTGACGTCGCACGCGGAGAAGGTGGTCATCGGCGGGCGCGTGGTGCTCGATGTCCCCGTGCCGTTCTGCGCCTGA
- a CDS encoding RNA-binding S4 domain-containing protein produces the protein MNKLDGSGQPFITLAQFLKLLGRAHHGGAAKALIREGGITVNGQPEERPGRKLHVGDVVVHAGDSLKVEAEHVGG, from the coding sequence ATGAACAAGCTCGACGGCTCCGGCCAGCCCTTCATCACGCTCGCGCAGTTCCTGAAGCTGCTCGGTCGCGCGCACCACGGCGGCGCGGCCAAGGCCCTCATCCGCGAGGGCGGCATCACCGTGAACGGCCAGCCCGAGGAGCGGCCTGGCCGCAAGCTGCATGTCGGTGACGTGGTCGTGCATGCGGGCGACAGCTTGAAGGTCGAGGCGGAGCACGTGGGCGGCTGA
- the hutU gene encoding urocanate hydratase, which translates to MPRIIRAPRGTEKSCKGWVQEAALRMLMNNLDPDVAERPDDLVVYGGTGKAARDWPSFDRIVESLRNLNDDETLLVQSGKPVGILKTHVDAPRVLLANSNLVGKWATWEHFWELEKKGLMMYGQMTAGSWIYIGTQGIVQGTYETFAQAGRTHFGSDDLAGRLVLSGGLGGMGGAQPLAATMNNAVFLGVEIDETRAKRRVETRYLDVIAKDLDEALELCGDARKAKKPLSVAVIGNAAHVFSELVHRGIAPDLVTDQTSAHDPLNGYIPTDLSPKAAAELRTRDPQGYISRARESMAVQVRAMLAMTKMGSHVFDYGNNIRAQAKMAGVENAFDFPGFVPAYIRPLFCEGMGPFRWVALSGDPADIARTDRAIAELFPEKKSLLRWLQLAQERIAFQGLPARICWLGYGERHKAGLMFNDLVKRGEVKAPIVIGRDHLDCGSVASPNRETEAMKDGTDAVADWPLLNALVNAVNGASWVSLHHGGGVGIGYSQHAGQVIVADGTEAAAKRIERVLTSDPGMGVLRHADAGYEEAKSVAKQRGVKIPGLTA; encoded by the coding sequence ATGCCCCGCATCATCCGCGCGCCGCGCGGCACCGAGAAGAGCTGCAAGGGCTGGGTGCAGGAAGCCGCGCTGCGCATGCTCATGAACAACCTCGACCCCGACGTCGCCGAGCGCCCCGACGATTTGGTCGTCTACGGCGGCACCGGAAAAGCCGCGCGCGACTGGCCCAGCTTCGACCGCATCGTCGAGTCGCTGCGCAACCTGAACGACGACGAGACGCTGCTCGTCCAGAGCGGCAAGCCGGTGGGCATCTTGAAGACGCACGTCGACGCGCCGCGCGTGCTCCTCGCCAACTCCAACCTCGTGGGCAAGTGGGCCACGTGGGAGCACTTCTGGGAGCTCGAGAAGAAGGGCCTGATGATGTACGGCCAGATGACCGCGGGCTCGTGGATCTACATCGGCACGCAGGGCATCGTTCAGGGCACCTACGAGACGTTCGCTCAGGCCGGCCGCACCCACTTCGGCAGCGACGATCTCGCGGGCCGGCTCGTGCTCAGCGGCGGGCTCGGCGGCATGGGTGGCGCGCAGCCGCTCGCCGCGACCATGAACAACGCGGTCTTCCTCGGCGTGGAGATCGACGAGACCCGCGCCAAGCGCCGCGTGGAGACGCGCTACCTCGACGTCATCGCCAAGGACCTCGACGAGGCCCTCGAGCTCTGCGGCGACGCCAGGAAGGCCAAGAAGCCGCTCAGCGTGGCCGTCATCGGCAACGCCGCGCACGTGTTCAGCGAGCTGGTCCACCGCGGCATCGCGCCCGATCTCGTAACCGATCAGACGAGCGCCCACGATCCGCTCAACGGCTACATCCCCACCGACCTCTCGCCAAAGGCCGCCGCCGAGCTGCGCACGCGCGATCCCCAGGGCTACATCAGCCGCGCGCGAGAGAGCATGGCCGTGCAGGTCCGCGCGATGCTGGCGATGACGAAGATGGGCAGCCACGTCTTCGACTACGGCAACAACATCCGCGCGCAGGCCAAGATGGCCGGCGTGGAGAACGCGTTCGACTTCCCCGGCTTCGTGCCCGCGTACATCCGCCCGCTGTTCTGCGAGGGCATGGGCCCGTTCCGCTGGGTGGCGCTCTCCGGCGATCCCGCCGACATCGCCCGGACCGACCGCGCCATCGCCGAGCTCTTCCCGGAGAAGAAGTCGCTCCTTCGCTGGCTGCAGCTCGCCCAGGAGCGCATCGCCTTCCAGGGCCTGCCCGCGCGCATCTGCTGGCTGGGCTACGGCGAGCGCCACAAGGCCGGCTTGATGTTCAACGATTTGGTTAAGCGCGGCGAGGTGAAGGCGCCCATCGTCATCGGCCGCGATCACCTCGACTGCGGCAGCGTGGCCAGCCCCAACCGCGAGACGGAGGCCATGAAGGACGGCACCGACGCCGTGGCCGACTGGCCGCTCCTCAACGCTTTGGTCAACGCCGTGAACGGCGCCTCGTGGGTGAGCCTGCACCACGGCGGCGGCGTGGGCATTGGCTACAGCCAGCACGCGGGTCAGGTGATCGTCGCCGACGGCACCGAGGCGGCGGCCAAGCGCATCGAGCGCGTGCTCACCAGCGACCCCGGCATGGGCGTGCTCCGCCACGCCGACGCGGGCTACGAGGAGGCCAAGAGCGTGGCCAAGCAGCGCGGCGTGAAGATCCCGGGCCTCACCGCATGA